The nucleotide sequence GCGGCGGCGAACCCGCCGTGCGTGTGCCGGACGGCCTTGGGCAGCCCCGTCGTGCCCGAGCTGAACACGAACAGGGCGTCGGAGGCGGGGTCGGGACGATCGAAGGTGCGCCGGCCCGGGGTGACGGGTTGGTCGAGGTCCAGCATGGGCATCGCCTCGGCCAGCACGGGATGGTCGCCGACGGCGTGCGACGGTCCGGTGAGGGCCAGGGCGTGGTCGACCTCGGCGCGCCTCCAGGCGGTGCTGAGCAGCACGACCGACGCCCCGAGCAGCCACACCGCCCGGACGGCCACCACGAATTCCGGACGATTGGACGACATCAGCGCGACCCGGTCCCCGCGCCGGACGCCGCGCTCCTCGAGTACGGTCGCCATGCCACTGGTGAGCGCATCGAGTTCGGCTCTGGTGTACTGCTTCTCACCGAAGGCCAGGACGGGAGGTTCAGTCATGCCGTGCCCTCCGATGCTGGTCCAACCCCGTACGATGCCCGTTGAGAACATCCTATCAATATTTGAGAATGGTATTCTCATAGATACCGAACTTCGACGTCAGGAGTGGATGCGATGAGTGCGGACCCTGCCCCCAGCGGCGACGCCGGCGAGGTCACGATCCTCCTCGACCGCAAGACCGCCACGGTGAAGATGGTCCCCGGCGAGACGCTGCTCGAAGCCGCCCGGCGGGCAGGCATGGGGCCCCCGTTCTCCTGCGAGGCGGGCAACTGCGGCACCTGCATGGCCAAGCTGATCGACGGCGAGGCCACCATGGAGGTCAACGACGCGCTCGACGAGGACGAGGTCGCCGACGGCTACGTGTTGACCTGCCAGGCCGTTCCGGACACGCCGAACGTCCACGTCAGCTACGACGACTGACACCGCGCCGAGTACTCGTCCAGTGCGGGGGCGGGCCGGTACTCCGGGGTGAAGCCCGCGATCTTCACCGAGCCGGCAACCAGACGGTGCTCGCCGGCCGTGACGATCGCCTCGGGCGTCGCCTCCAGCGCCTCCGGCAACGACCGCACCGCGGCGGCCGGGATGCCGAGTGGCCGCAGCCGCTGCTCCCAACCCAGCGCCGTGTCCGTGGCGAGCACCGCGGTCACCAGCGGGAGCACCTCGTCGCGCCGCGCCGAGCGCTCGGCCATCGTCGCGAAACCGCCGATGCCGGCCTCGGCGCAGAACGATCGCCAGAACCCGTCATGGGTGATGAACAGCGCGAGGTAACCGTCCCCGGTCGGAAACAGTTGCGCCGGAACGTAGTACGAGTGCGCACCGTACGGGTGCCGGCGCGG is from Mycolicibacterium grossiae and encodes:
- a CDS encoding 2Fe-2S iron-sulfur cluster-binding protein → MSADPAPSGDAGEVTILLDRKTATVKMVPGETLLEAARRAGMGPPFSCEAGNCGTCMAKLIDGEATMEVNDALDEDEVADGYVLTCQAVPDTPNVHVSYDD